A single window of Nicotiana sylvestris chromosome 3, ASM39365v2, whole genome shotgun sequence DNA harbors:
- the LOC104219802 gene encoding 3-isopropylmalate dehydratase small subunit 1-like, with amino-acid sequence MAASSTLSSSITTFKLSPCQPRASFIIASVKLPSVSSDNPFNPLISHFGPTPKSPTIAPLRCSAVSTTPETTTTTATAFHGLCYVVGDNIDTDQIIPAEYLTLVPSNPDEYKKLGSYALCGLPSSYQTRFIDPDEFTSKYSIIIGGDNFGCGSSREHAPVALGAAGVAAVVAESYARIFFRNSVATGEVYPLESEVRICEECKTGDVVTVELGESRLINHTTGKEYKLKPIGDAGPVIEAGGIFAYARKAGMIPSRDA; translated from the coding sequence ATGGCGGCTTCATCAACTCTTTCTAGTTCCATCACCACCTTCAAACTATCCCCGTGCCAACCACGCGCTTCCTTTATTATCGCCTCCGTCAAACTCCCTTCAGTTTCCTCCGATAACCCTTTCAATCCTTTAATTTCTCATTTTGGCCCAACTCCCAAAAGCCCCACCATCGCACCCCTCCGTTGTTCCGCCGTCTCCACCACACCGGAAACCACCACCACGACCGCCACAGCATTCCACGGCCTTTGCTACGTCGTCGGGGACAACATCGACACTGACCAAATCATCCCCGCAGAATACCTAACCCTAGTCCCGTCAAACCCAGACGAGTACAAAAAACTCGGGTCCTACGCGCTGTGCGGACTCCCTTCATCGTACCAAACCCGTTTCATCGACCCGGATGAATTCACATCCAAGTACTCCATCATCATAGGCGGCGACAACTTCGGGTGCGGGTCGTCGCGGGAGCACGCGCCGGTTGCTTTAGGAGCTGCGGGCGTGGCGGCGGTGGTGGCGGAGTCGTACGCGAGGATATTCTTCAGGAACTCGGTTGCGACTGGTGAAGTTTATCCGCTTGAATCGGAAGTGAGGATTTGTGAGGAGTGTAAGACGGGTGATGTGGTGACTGTTGAACTAGGAGAGAGTAGGTTGATTAATCATACGACTGGGAAAGAGTATAAATTGAAGCCAATTGGTGATGCTGGTCCTGTCATTGAAGCTGGTGGCATTTTTGCTTATGCAAGAAAGGCTGGAATGATTCCTTCCCGAGATGCTTAG
- the LOC104213369 gene encoding uncharacterized protein isoform X1, with the protein MVQKRSYGEEELYEVSSKQPRHEPSCQIVSVLELSRESVAVKAYASVGGDEENSSSINPDADNELDSHNVAEALFSSGKETDMCIYGSASNSSWPTSCTSEEDIRPEAPFHILMSPEYYYFDHPFRGAAHHGEMYSSLLSDPPQKMVPIGPDFQAELPEWGAFVNQDKPYMEGMCETMCPSSQAYENKLAGTSIIPMPAMELCADNGENIVERGGECSCEDIGSIRCVRLHIMEAREKLKLALGEETFFRLGFCDMGEVVAEKWSEEEEELFHEVVLSNPASVGKNFWNHLAIEFPSRSREELVSYYFNAFILRKRAEQNRLDPLHIDSDNDEWLEIVGDAAQEANMTDEDEESVVESPAYHNDLIGNGIHEELDKHDEDGGDATWEDYKALNFGSRKVFTDVPESCPGELFDSNSSYKLSLQPQDQGLSNKVVKQEVQDGSCTTVAAGVTSESSLGQTNNGKRWANDITGMGSGIEHDRVLGPCGGKEWDVGYLSCARNEVDLLPTRTMIEEVFGDGAWIYKSRDG; encoded by the exons ATGGTGCAAAAAAGGTCGTATGGTGAAGAGGAGTTGTATGAGGTTTCATCTAAGCAACCAAGACATGAACCTAGCTGTCAGATAGTTTCCGTTTTGGAACTTTCTCGTGAATCAGTGGCTGTGAAGGCTTATGCTTCAG TAGGTGGTGATGAGGAAAACTCTTCAAGTATCAACCCTGATGCTGACAACGAACTTGATAGTCACAATGTGGCTGAAGCTCTTTTTTCTTCTGGGAAAGAAACTGATATGTGCATTTATGGCTCTGCTTCTAACTCTTCCTGGCCCACCAGTTGCACCAGTGAGGAAGACATCAGGCCTGAGGCGCCTTTTCACATATTGATGTCTCCTGAATATTACTATTTTGATCATCCGTTCAGGGGCGCTGCTCATCACGGGGAGATGTATTCTTCTCTATTGAGTGATCCTCCTCAAAAGATGGTCCCTATTGGACCTGATTTTCAAGCAGAATTACCCGAATGGGGTGCATTTGTTAATCAGGATAAACCGTACATGGAGGGCATGTGCGAAACTATGTGTCCTTCATCGCAAGCTTATGAAAATAAACTTGCTGGTACGAGTATCATTCCAATGCCTGCAATGGAGCTATGTGCAGATAATGGGGAGAATATTGTGGAGAGAGGAGGCGAATGTTCATGTGAAGATATAGGTTCCATAAGATGTGTTCGGCTGCACATCATGGAAGCAAGGGAAAAACTAAAGCTAGCCCTTGGCGAGGAGACATTTTTTAGGTTGGGTTTTTGTGACATGGGAGAGGTAGTGGCAGAAAAATGGAGTGAAGAGGAAGAGGAATTATTTCATGAGGTTGTATTGTCGAATCCTGCATCTGTAGGCAAGAATTTCTGGAACCATCTTGCTATTGAGTTTCCTTCACGAAGCAGAGAGGAACTTGTTAGCTATTATTTTAATGCTTTTATTTTGCGAAAACGTGCTGAGCAGAACAGATTAGATCCGCTGCACATAGACAGTGATAACGATGAGTGGCTGGAGATTGTTGGTGATGCTGCTCAGGAAGCTAATATGACGGATGAAGATGAGGAGTCTGTGGTTGAATCCCCAGCATATCATAATGATCTCATTGGCAATGGGATCCATGAGGAGCTCGATAAACATGATGAGGATGGTGGTGATGCTACCTGGGAAGATTATAAGGCTTTAAATTTTGGTAGCAGGAAGGTCTTCACTGATGTGCCGGAATCGTGTCCCGGTGAGCTGTTTGATAGTAACAGCAGTTATAAACTTAGTTTGCAGCCTCAAGACCAAGGCCTATCAAATAAAGTGGTTAAGCAAGAAGTCCAAGATGGCTCCTGTACCACTGTTGCAGCTGGGGTTACTTCAGAATCATCACTAGGGCAGACCAACAATGGTAAACGTTGGGCAAATGATATTACTGGTATGGGCAGTGGCATTGAGCATGATCGTGTGTTGGGGCCATGTGGTGGCAAAGAATGGGATGTTGGGTACTTGAGCTGTGCCAGAAATGAAGTTGATTTGTTACCAACCCGCACTATGATTGAAGAAGTCTTTGGGGATGGAGCCTGGATATACAAGAGTCGAGATGGTTAA
- the LOC104213369 gene encoding uncharacterized protein isoform X2: MVQKRSYGEEELYEVSSKQPRHEPSCQIVSVLELSRESVAVKAYASGGDEENSSSINPDADNELDSHNVAEALFSSGKETDMCIYGSASNSSWPTSCTSEEDIRPEAPFHILMSPEYYYFDHPFRGAAHHGEMYSSLLSDPPQKMVPIGPDFQAELPEWGAFVNQDKPYMEGMCETMCPSSQAYENKLAGTSIIPMPAMELCADNGENIVERGGECSCEDIGSIRCVRLHIMEAREKLKLALGEETFFRLGFCDMGEVVAEKWSEEEEELFHEVVLSNPASVGKNFWNHLAIEFPSRSREELVSYYFNAFILRKRAEQNRLDPLHIDSDNDEWLEIVGDAAQEANMTDEDEESVVESPAYHNDLIGNGIHEELDKHDEDGGDATWEDYKALNFGSRKVFTDVPESCPGELFDSNSSYKLSLQPQDQGLSNKVVKQEVQDGSCTTVAAGVTSESSLGQTNNGKRWANDITGMGSGIEHDRVLGPCGGKEWDVGYLSCARNEVDLLPTRTMIEEVFGDGAWIYKSRDG, encoded by the exons ATGGTGCAAAAAAGGTCGTATGGTGAAGAGGAGTTGTATGAGGTTTCATCTAAGCAACCAAGACATGAACCTAGCTGTCAGATAGTTTCCGTTTTGGAACTTTCTCGTGAATCAGTGGCTGTGAAGGCTTATGCTTCAG GTGGTGATGAGGAAAACTCTTCAAGTATCAACCCTGATGCTGACAACGAACTTGATAGTCACAATGTGGCTGAAGCTCTTTTTTCTTCTGGGAAAGAAACTGATATGTGCATTTATGGCTCTGCTTCTAACTCTTCCTGGCCCACCAGTTGCACCAGTGAGGAAGACATCAGGCCTGAGGCGCCTTTTCACATATTGATGTCTCCTGAATATTACTATTTTGATCATCCGTTCAGGGGCGCTGCTCATCACGGGGAGATGTATTCTTCTCTATTGAGTGATCCTCCTCAAAAGATGGTCCCTATTGGACCTGATTTTCAAGCAGAATTACCCGAATGGGGTGCATTTGTTAATCAGGATAAACCGTACATGGAGGGCATGTGCGAAACTATGTGTCCTTCATCGCAAGCTTATGAAAATAAACTTGCTGGTACGAGTATCATTCCAATGCCTGCAATGGAGCTATGTGCAGATAATGGGGAGAATATTGTGGAGAGAGGAGGCGAATGTTCATGTGAAGATATAGGTTCCATAAGATGTGTTCGGCTGCACATCATGGAAGCAAGGGAAAAACTAAAGCTAGCCCTTGGCGAGGAGACATTTTTTAGGTTGGGTTTTTGTGACATGGGAGAGGTAGTGGCAGAAAAATGGAGTGAAGAGGAAGAGGAATTATTTCATGAGGTTGTATTGTCGAATCCTGCATCTGTAGGCAAGAATTTCTGGAACCATCTTGCTATTGAGTTTCCTTCACGAAGCAGAGAGGAACTTGTTAGCTATTATTTTAATGCTTTTATTTTGCGAAAACGTGCTGAGCAGAACAGATTAGATCCGCTGCACATAGACAGTGATAACGATGAGTGGCTGGAGATTGTTGGTGATGCTGCTCAGGAAGCTAATATGACGGATGAAGATGAGGAGTCTGTGGTTGAATCCCCAGCATATCATAATGATCTCATTGGCAATGGGATCCATGAGGAGCTCGATAAACATGATGAGGATGGTGGTGATGCTACCTGGGAAGATTATAAGGCTTTAAATTTTGGTAGCAGGAAGGTCTTCACTGATGTGCCGGAATCGTGTCCCGGTGAGCTGTTTGATAGTAACAGCAGTTATAAACTTAGTTTGCAGCCTCAAGACCAAGGCCTATCAAATAAAGTGGTTAAGCAAGAAGTCCAAGATGGCTCCTGTACCACTGTTGCAGCTGGGGTTACTTCAGAATCATCACTAGGGCAGACCAACAATGGTAAACGTTGGGCAAATGATATTACTGGTATGGGCAGTGGCATTGAGCATGATCGTGTGTTGGGGCCATGTGGTGGCAAAGAATGGGATGTTGGGTACTTGAGCTGTGCCAGAAATGAAGTTGATTTGTTACCAACCCGCACTATGATTGAAGAAGTCTTTGGGGATGGAGCCTGGATATACAAGAGTCGAGATGGTTAA